Below is a window of Ananas comosus cultivar F153 linkage group 9, ASM154086v1, whole genome shotgun sequence DNA.
tttttattaatctaattaatttttttactagtcaTCGAACTAAAATAATtcactaactaattaaaaagttaaattattttttatatttaattaattaattaatgtatttttattatcttatacaatattcatagctaataaatttattaatttattaaattatttttaattaatattttggtgTTAATTAAtgagataatatatttttaatttaaaattataactcttaatTCTCTTGtttcaatctaaccatccaaacgctatttatcttattcacagaaataactcaattttcttccaaacgcaaaattggtctaatttCTGCCCATATTTGAACTTGTATCTATCTCTGGAATAAGCAGTTTTTACTTAACCCGAACCATAAGCAGCACTAGGTAAACAAGTATAAAGAAAGAATAAAGACCTTAACTGAAATTGCCTAAAAGTATTCATTTCaatagcaaattttttttttgcccctcgAATTGCTTGGCTGGGAATTTGGTGGGCAAATTCAAGAGATTTACCAAAAAGTTGACAATGAACCCTAGAAGTGCATCAACCTCTTCAATTGAAGTTTTCTCAACTTAGCTTTGGGTTCCATACAATTGTAGATAAGCCTCTTAAAACTCTGATTTGAACAGATTGATGGAAAATAATAAATGTAACTTCAAAGAGACAAGAaccatttcaaataaaaaacgGAGTTAAACAATTGAAGGAGATGAAAAATAACCATAAGATTACACTCACCAAATTGCACATCCGGGATGTATCTTCCACCTCCATACAGTCGGCAAATTTGACAGCTTCTTCCCACCAGCTGTAGTCTTTCGTGCAGCTCTCAATAACTAATTGGTTGTGATCACCATCAAGTTGAACAGCAAAATTGATGTCCACAACCTCACTATAATTTTCTGTCTGAGTTGAATTAAAAATTGCCATAGAATCGGGAATCACATCATATGGTAAGGGGCGCAACGGAGATCGGTAACCTGTTTTTATAAACCATTTTTTTCAGTTATcttgtaaattattatatatgaagGATTTCAATGTAAAGAATAACTAATTCAAAGGTGGTAATTCTTGCACGAACCTCGACAATCTGGGTCGTAACATTTTTGGTAATAACCGGCTCTTTGGAAGTCGACAATGTACATTACTGAACCAGCATGAGTTTGGTAGCTGTTAGTCCACATTTGTCATAGAACATGACCAATAAAGGAGcttattatgtatatatgcctgcaaaatcatctatctTCTATCTATAAACATGAAtccttaaaatttgaattgttctaATATAGAACTTGCAAGTGTAGTTTCTTAGGCTAATATCCTGATCTTATGTTGGGGACTCATCCAATTCCTTGAGACGGCTACTTTTGTATTAGAAAAGGTTTCTTCAGAAACATTTTGGCAGTACAAGGGTGTAATGTAGGAAATTAAGTCCTTATTGAGCACAGAAGAGAATtctgattttgcagggatagaTTTGTAACTAGATAAATTATAGGGATATTAACAATCGCATAATAAATAGGTTGACTGCTGATAGACAAATAAAATAACTGCAGTGGTTGGTAAGCTTACTATGATTGCTTTTGTGTTCTCTTCCAATCCGCTCGCAATATCTACCACTAGACATGCTGTAAACCATCAAGCCATATTCTGAAAACCAGTACCAGCAACGAATTTTTCCTGTAATTTCATAAAAGAATgccaataattaaaaaaaaaaaggaaaaacaagaaTGGTCAGCAATGTACCCTCAAAGAAAATTGCTTCTCCGCGGTTTTCaaagattaatttattaattaaggTATGATAACAAATTGACGGAGGTTTGTAGGGGGAGTGATAACTCCAACATAGGTTTCTTTCAATGTAGCTGGAAGTATGATCACGTAGCATGCCATGACAGTTTACATCATATGAAGTCATAATATATGcgtgaaagaaaaagagaacacAAGAGGAAAGGCATTGAAACTACAGGTGCTTTTACACATATTTACTAATGTACTTCTTGAAAGTGCAAACTCTTTCAAAAGTAACTTTAAGATGAAAAATCATCCAATTTACTGGAGGAAATTGGCTGTATATGAGACATGGTTTCTTAGAaagtggctttttttttttttttgagcacaAGGGTATATGTGGAGGAAATCAAGTTATTTGTACGGCTActgaaattcagattttgcagggcTAAAGTGTAGATATCTTAAGAAGTAATATGCATATTAATAAGCAGATCATTTCCAAACAAGAAATCCTGAAACACAAGTATTTGAGGAAGAAATTGAAAACATAAATTATTTTGGGAAGTATAAACCTGAAACATTTCCGACAGAGCCTATACACTCCACAAATGCATCCAAAGCTGGAAATGGAGATTTCCCTGAGAAGTACGTGTGACTGCAAAGATCACTTCTATGAGCATCAAATGAAACATATGATCTTTCCTCTTTCACCTGATTTAAAAGATATGCATAAGGAAATATCAAAGTCAATTTACCAAGGCTCGCAACTTGTACATTAGAAGTGCTGACTTCATACAAATACATCCTCGAAGAAAATGCAATATAATGCCTTTTGGCCTAGCTTAGGCACAACTTCTATACTCAAacaagcagaagcttcaaactCGACAAACCAGGAATTTGGCTAAAAAATGGTTTGCGGCGTTTGCTATGCAAGATGCTAAAACAAGCTTTGGGGTCCCAAAAGTAAGAGCTCTTTGAAGCTTTTATTTCTGTTACACAAACACTAGAGgagattttaatgaaaaagccATTAGTGCTTATTCATGCAGCAGTGCTCAAACGTCACTTTTGCAGAAGTTTCAACCAAGCCATACAAGCTAATAGACACATCAGCATGTGCACTCTTTAGATGTCTAACATATTTCTATGTTGTCAAGTTATTCTCATAAACTCTACAGCAGGACATAGTCAACCTTTCATTGTATTTATACTGAGTCAGTATAATcaaagatttaagtgccgtaACACAAGGtcatgccggaaacttgccaccacggtacgacacggtgcgTACCAAgccgtgccggtcaaaaaaattcttgtgtgccgacacataatagtatgaaatatttattttctttagcaacaaaatattctaactatttattatgtctttttatcacatcttttgaactttattgagaaaattacttactaatttaaataataaagagttttgagctgtgccatcggcacggggtctgtatcatgatggtatcttgttggcacagtacggcacggcggatacggcccatgccgacgagcacttaaaaccttgagtGTAATACTATCTATACAGATAATAATACTCACCTCAGAATCAAAACACAAAGTTTTCTTGCAATCCAAATCCAGTTTGCATATCAGAAGTTTATCGCAATCATCATCTACTTTGCAGATAAGTGAATCCATGAAGACTTGCTTTTCATTCTGCAACCATTTCCAGAAAATACTTAGAGGTTATTTATGCAAGACTATCGTAAACACACAAAATCTCTTTCAGTTGAAGATTTTCATAGCATAACACCGGTGCAGCATTCAGAGAAGTGAATACTTAGAAACTAGGAATAAAATTAGCAGCTTTTTTTTCCATATTGGTCCCTAAAATCATTTGATATTGCATATTAATCCATCAAATCTCATAATTTGCACATTAGTTCCCTTAAAATTTCTTATGCAGTTCTGACAATTTAGCTGAATCAAGGATATTTTGAGAGGTTAAAAGTCAATCTATGGTTGTCCTACCTTCCAAGATTTCTATTTTCTCTACCACATCTCCTCTCTGGTTATCTCATTCCCCTATTTTTctctgtaaaataatttatttaacctCAATGAGATCATTCTCTTCATCCAAAGATCCATGAAAAACTTGGAATATGCTAGTTTAAAGAAATTACATTTCATCCATATTTTCATATTCGAAAGAGCCATTTACACAGTTGTCCCGTGACCAAACATAATTGAGATTGCTTCTTCCTCTCAAATCTTAGTTTAGTTTTGACCTCTACAATGTTCTAGGTAGTTGTTCTTGGGAACTGAAGAAATATGGAGATTCGTGAGTTCCTTTGAAAGATGCTTCAATTACATTCTTTATAAATCAGAAAGTGTCTTAGGATTGAAAATGCCCTAATATTAGCTTGGTCTTAGAAAGCTAACTCTGTTAGAGCATATTCTCGGGCTATGAAGTTTAAAGGTAGGGACTATATGCACAACTAAGAATGTTTTGAAGCACTATTATAGGAATAACAAGGTTGGAAGGACTAATACATAATCTTGAAAGGAAATCATCATGCTCAGGGTTTCTTACTCATTCATTCAGCCTACTATTTTTCATGCCAAACATACTTCAAAGTTCTAGAATAGGACTCACATTGTCACCAAATAAGCTTCTCTTCGAAAGCTggaaaattgtaaaaaaaaaaaaaaaaaaaactattgctATTTCTAGAAACAAAAAGGGAAGAATAAGAACAAAGCAATGTCCAATCAGCTAGAAAATACAGTCTAGAAAGTACAAGAGTAACTACCGCTACAGTCATTGTTGCTATAATAAGTAAACGTAAAACAATAGTAGCCTGCAATCGCTGTTAGACATAATTACAAATACATTTACAGTTATAAGAGTAACTACAGCCATAATATCAGCTTTTACTGATACcaatatttaaactttaaaatttagaagttcATTATTTCTCTACGTACTTCTCATGGAAAATATGTTCTTCCCCTCTTTGCAAAGAAAAAACCTcatatctgaaaaaaaaatgataaagtCAATGTTTCAAATAGCGGCGCTATGCCGTCTATGGCGGTCGATATGGGAGAATTACTGTACTACCGCTACGCCATAACGTTGAAAGCAAAACTTAGTGGTGTGGGTTTGCTGCGGCCATTGAAGCACCATTGGGCCCCCTAAAGCGGGTGCTATGGACCTAAAAGCTTGAAAATTGCAAACGGATGAATATGACATATCGGGGGTTTTGAAGGTaaataaatgatcaaaaaaCTATAAATGGAATAAAGGTTTTCTAGTTTTTTGACCTTTTGGTTtgctatattataatatttgaacTTGATTCTCAAGGTAATGACATAAAATATTGTACCAATTTTGAGCTCAATTTCGAGCTCTGTGTTCCATTTTTACCAATTTAGTCACTTAAGtttgaacccaaatttatttcttGTCTATAGAGTGTCAATTTAACGAAAGTCAAATAAAGGGGTAACTATGGAGCCTTTTTCAGATGTTAGGGCAAGAACACGACTAAATTGTTATTTAGAACGGATTTCAAGGACTAGAATTGTAATGAACTATAACATTTCAAAGCACCAAGAATTTTGGGAATGGTGTGAACGAAAAGTATACCATATTTTTGCATTTGAAACGTTCAGTGGGCAGAAGGAAAGAGCTTTTTCCAGCCTTTGAAGAAAACACCAGACGAAAACAGCGATTTCGAGAATAGACAGCATTGTCCAGAAAAAGATGATCAGCTTTATCAGCACTGCTGCCATCTTTTCTAATATACAATTCATCAAATTTTGGAGCAGTTCCACGGGCACAAGCAATTTGTGAACATACCTAATTGAAGCATGCAGTTCCGTATCAGGTTACTTTGTGAAAAATAGAcatctttaataaaaaataaagctaaaaatatataaaccaTCACATGTCCCCAAACAATGTATCAATGGGAAACAGGCATTTGAACATCATTTGTTTTGGATTTGAACCCCTCATTTCAATGTGTTGTTTGGTTTCAGAATGTTTCATCGGTATCTGTCAAAGTTTAACAGTTTCTGTCAGGAAGACGACAGAGTACACCATCAAGTAATAAAATACTccattaaatttcataatattatgTCAAAAACAAAAGTTATAAAATCAATGATGCGTTAGGTGAAGagttcaatttaaaaataaaagatgagGGACCTGTTTACAGATGACCTATAATTGGGAAAGTGTccataatattttgtaaaaataagagaaaaatgaTCACGAGTTATAAACCATGAACCTAAGAAGTATTCTTAAAGCACTATCTATGGAGTTGGACAAAAATTATGCCAAtaacaaaacaaacaataaaaatgcCTTTTCTCTCAGTAACTTCACCAACTATACAAATTCTCTTTGTTCAGAACTAAACCAAGGTCCACATTCATCACCAAATTGGATGTCCTCGTCAATAAAGGGCCTTTAGCTGACAAATGAATTATAGCGGCCATATTTATAACAAAGCAGATGTCTACAGTTAGCtgcaaacaaaagaaaagaacttACTGATGCTTTTGATAAATGAATACCTCAGAAACAAATGCACCCACATGTGAGTTGTCCTTAAATGCAGTTTTGGGTATGCGGACGATCAAATGGCGAGAGAATTTTTCTACCAAAATCAAGTCAGAAAGAACGAAACAGTTTAGGCCCAACGGTGGTAGTTATGCTAGATAAATGAATTAGAATGAAGAGCAAACAATACAATTGTTATCTATTCTTTGCATCTAGAACATTGGAAGTGATGTAAACAGAGTACATCTTAGTAGCACAGATAATCTAATAACTTGTCAAAGTATGAACAAGCATAAAAACATATGAATTACAAAGCAAACGATGGCACTATgaccttcgcaaattgcaaGAAAAGGAACAAACATGATGGATCCTGTGTGCTTCTTTTACCATCTAGATAGTAAAACCTCTTATAGGATTTGTCCGAATTCTCGTTTGCATGTCTCTAATCTAAAAAGGTTCATATGAAGAAAATACTTTTACCAATTTTTTGGTTGCTTGCCTATTACTGGAAAAAGAAAGGCACATCTTTCTCTCATTAACAAAGTATACATGCACAATTCCCAATCAGTAAGGTCTTCAACGAGGAGGGTGGAGCAGCTGTACTCTATGAAAGCTGATGAAATCCATAAATCATTGATAAATGAGGTGGCATTCTTCTATGGCACATCACATTTCATTTCAAGTATTAACCATTTTGAATATAGCTAAAAATTTCTTGAGTGTACCACTGGCTGAAACTAGAGAATGCATTGACTCCAAAATTCTTTTACCTATCCTTATTGCCCGAGGTATGCATTCGTGCATGTATGTATTTATATGCATACGCACAATTAGATATCGTGGATGCACATATTTATTCATGCACACATTTTATGCACAATAGGATATAACTGTTAGAGAGCTTACAAGTGAAAGGATAGCCAAGGTCCAACTTCCGTGTGAAAAAGATAGAGAAGACTAAATCAGGAAGAACATAGTTTGACGTGTTTTCCACCTACACATGCTGTAGGCCATAGTCCTTAAAGAGATTTCTTCATTCAGTTCATCCAATCCAGTGTAATAGGCAGGCTAATATTCGGACAGTATCAAATCAAAAGAACGTTCAAGTCAGTACAGGTCGGATACTTTGGGTTTAACCAAATTACCACCAAAGAAAATATCTGCACTTTAGCTCATCTCAAACAGCCCTCTCCATTAAAAAtgggggtaaattgcactattagGCCCCGAACTTTTAGTCAATTTTCTCTTTAGaccttaaatttttaagtttgggCATTTGGCACTCCAGTTTTCAAAGTGCTATACATTAGTTCTTACAGTGTATGAAAAATAATTGCTTGCACTTGGTGCATCCTATCCGTCCACCACAAATTCATCATCCCTCTGTCCCTGTAATAACTCCAACTTCTAAGAAGAGAAAAAGTTGTAAGTCAATACATGGTAGGAATTAAAATATGAGATGGAACCGAGGGTAATGGATACGTGGTATTTAGATGTACGATGCACTGAGGCAAGCAATAATTTTCTCTTCTAGTAGTAGCTGATGGAAAGGACTAAAGTGAGACACTTCCAAAAGATCAGTGTCagttgtccaagtccaactaaAAATGTCAAGGGTCAAAGTGAAGTTTGAGTAAAAGTTTGGGAACTAAAAAGGGTAATTTACCCTAAAAAGTGCATTAGTTTCAATCCCGTACTTCACCCAAGGTTTTAAGCGCCCGTCGGCACggaccgtatccaccgtgccgtactgtgccaacaaaataccggcacgatacagaccccgtgccgatggcacagctcagaaccctctattctttaaattagtaagtaattttctctataaagtttaaaagatgtgataaaaaaacataataaatagttagaatattttattactaaagaaaataaatattttatgctattatgtgtcggcacacaagaattttttgaCCGGCAGGCATCGGcacggcacggctcggcacggaCCGTGCCATACCGTgacggcaagtttccggcacaactccgtgccacggcacttaaatccttgactTCACCATGTTCAAAGTTTTACAGGAATGAGTTGGCATACTGCATCAATTCTATATCTGAGCACATATCAAAGATTCAAAGTTGCAACTTAAATAACAGATCAAATACCATTTAAAAAAGACGTCATTCTTTACTAGAGCTACCAAAATTGGCAATTTATTAGATAATTCATTCCATTAATGTTATTCTACTTAGAttctaaaaataagaaaaaaaaattaatgttattCTACTCCatttaatataacaaatatcATCTACCAACTCATTTCCATAAAGTGTGCATCAGAATCTAACAATCATCCCAAATGCATGGGCCTGTCTGAGATATGGTTAAGTGGTGggttaaaattgataaaatgttTAAATCAAGGGGTAACGGTAATTGACACTTGGACTAAAGTGCAGGTCCCTTTCTGGTTATTCAACCTTTTAACTTTTAGTACTAATAAGCTTGTAAAAATGTCTGCATACAAAAGCATGTTTAAAGAAGCAATTATGGTCTGTAAAGGGTAAAATATGTAAccttcaacaaaaaaaaaaaaaaaaaatccctggACAGAATAATTTTAGCAAGAATGAGCTGCATAACAGTATGAACCAATAACAGGTAAGCGTGAAAGAAATAAAACTTAATAGAAATGACAATAAAAGGAACAAAATTGTGGGAAATGTGTTAAAGTAACATGTTAAAAAAGCCGTACCCCTGGTAGACGAGTCAAGCTCTATGATCCACTCTTGACTTCCTTGGATAGAGTATTTGTCAGACAAGGCATTAAAAGTGATAGAAATCAATGTATCTACCATTTCATTTACATTTTTATCATTGTTGACTTTCTTGTCAAATTCTAGATCAAAATATAAGTGGCAAGGTGAACCCTGAAGAGAAAGACAGTAAAAGCCAGTTGGTTAGATATTATATAACTCAATTGGACCACTGCAGTAAGTGCCAAGAGTTAATAATATGTGCAAAGAAGGTTTGATTCCCATGCTATGATACTTCTCTAGAATATGGGTACAATAATATTgaccaaacatatatatataagatgatTCGGTCATTGATGAGCCAGCACTAAGTCATTATAGAATTAAACTCAAGGTGAATAAATACCttacaatatcaaaaaaataccATGTGCAACAGAACCAATAGGATGGCTGTTAATCATCAGCGTAAACACTTAGGATTAGCCTAAATATTTCGTGCAGTCTTCAACCATTTTTGACTGCATCAAAAGGTGTGGCCATATTTAGTGAATGTCCTGATAGTGAATCACTATGCCTTAGAAAAGAATCGAAAAATTGATACAGAGCAAAGGCAAAGATCCTAGTATGCTATTGCctcatatttaattttactCTTCTGTAAATATAGAGGCAAAGCATTACGTCTTGAATGACTTCGTAGTGGTGGCGAAATTTGCAATCCATATTTTTGTACCTGAGAAAACACATGAAATTGAAAGCACTTAGCTATAGGAACTCAAGAAAATGCTGTCGCATTACAAATGTTCACaggttttttttaataagtttGTTTTTAAGATTCCAACCTTCCCCAGAACTCATCATATGTAGACACAAGAAATCTTCTTTGACCGGTCAAATAATCTTGATAACTAAATACTTTACTTTGTGCATGTGCTTTACTAAATCTCATTGCCTCTTCTTGTCTGGGGAAAGTAGCCCAAACCCTCTCCCTGTAAAGGCATGCAAAATTAGGTTTTCAGCAGTGGAAATAAGAACTTATAACTTCCAATATCAGGGAAATCATTTCCTGTCCCTGGTGCGCCATGCCACCCCCAACACTACCCAGGGAACCGCCCTCCATCCCCTCTCATACTTCAAACCTTATCATCCaaaagaaaataacttttaaatcAAGAAAAGGACCGAACTCAGGCAACGGTGTTTGAAGTATGAGACTACATGGAGGGCAGATCATTCTCATGTGGTGCACTAGGAGCAGGCCACAATTTCTCCTAATATAGGTTCTAGGTAAACACAAACTTATCCAGTTAGACACCTGATCAACTCATTCTGTTCTCTGAGATCAATTCGGATTTCATGCAATAATCGTAATAGGCGAGATGGCCTTTTAACAGGAGCTCCTTGTGGGGATCCATAAAACACAATTGGAGTTATCTGTTTGCCACTTCTAAATTTGATTGCAGCTGAAGTCGATGCACCAAGCTGAAAAGAATAGTGAAAGAAATGTTACAAGAAAAgtcatatttcataattttccagCATAGACAAAACCATCAAGGCATCATGATTAATGAACAAATACAAATAGCACGCGGTGATGGCAGAAATATTGGATATAGCTCCAAAGTTGCTGACGACATTTCTAAAAGAATAGGTCAAATCTGTAGCTCTTTTTGATAGCCCGAAAATACTTGATATAGGATGACTCTTCCAATTCTCAATCATACTTCTCCGAAAGTTATATATCCATTTTATGTGACACAATTTATTTGATGTTGTGGGCGACAAGGAATAGAGGTAGAGGTGAACTACTCATGATCTGCATTAGTTCTTTGACTTAGGTTTAGGTATAAGTAATCAAACCTCTTGATTCCAATCTACCACAAAACCTGCAACAAATCGGCATTACCTTAATCCACAACCAGATTCCTACACAAAGATCCATAACATGCTTCACTTTAAGGAAAAAGATTCTTTGATCTACAAATTGAAACCCTTACCTTCTCTGTCGCTGGAGAATCCATCGCATATGATTTCGACGTGCTCGGCTGCGCCGGTTTCTTCAAATTCTCGTCTCGCGTCCTTCGTTCTTTCAATGCGGACTCTGCATCacgcaaaaaaaagagaaaaaagcaTTTGAAATCCAGTGAATTAGGGTTTGATCGAGATGAACCAAAATGGATTGGATTGGAGAGAGAAATGAATgacgaggaggaggcggcgtaCGAGGAGGGGAGATTCCGCACTTGAAGCACGCGAAGAGCCTATCGACGTCGTCTTTTGGATCGTACGCCATGGGCGCGATGGGGAAGGAGAAGTGGGTATCGAACCCTTTATTCCTCCCtagggtttctttttttttttttttccttacctttttctctctttttttcttttcgttttcgATCGCCTCGAAATGAGCGGGAAGAGAAATTTTGGGTTTCCGCTCCCCACGAGGGCCTCGGTGTAACGGTTACGTATCACTTGTGACACTGACGTGTTGGGCCCATATGTCAGTTTCACATTTGAACTCGGGTTTAAGACTCTAAGCCCAAACCCGGCCCAATAAGTAGGACCTATACGGCCCATTTGTATGTAACAGATACGGACCATTGTGAGTAAGTTTGTTTTACACCAGAGGTGGAGGAGCGTGAAGTTGTTTTCGAAACCTCGCACTAGAGGGTAGCAATTCAGCTCGCTGTTTGTGACCAGCTCATACTCGGCTGGAAATGAACTCGAGATCcaatcgctcgtttaataaacgagctgacatgagctaaatttttcagctgATTTAATAAACGAGGCAAACACAAGCTGGAgtcaactcgctcgtgttcggctcgataacagttGGAATacatatagtttatatttatatatataaatataaataaataattatatatataatataaattttataatttggtttagcttaatttaaattataaagtgcaactcaattataaaaaaggtCTTTTATATgcaaagtttcaactattagataaAAGTCAAATGAATAAGACCTCACAAATTTATTTCCTGAATATATTCTtcataattcttttaatttattgttcatgaGCCAACTTATATTCGGCttattaataaacgagccgaatatgagtgtaattttttaacttgatactttaaagagtcaactcgtgttcggcttatttatgaaacgagccaaacacgagccaGCCTTAACTCGCTCGTGTTTGACTCGTTGATAATCCTACCTCGCGCGTAATTCTACTTTTTGAAAATGCCGTAATTGATATTGCTCTTGATGTACCGCCGTCAATTAGAGAAGAGAATGAgataagaaataataataataattaaaaaaataattgtccTAACTTTTTTCATCCTCTTATGtgaaaatttttagtaaaataaataagaagtGAGACGATTACGGTTACAAAACTAACGAGTGAAATCGACGACATGGTTCGATTATgtttaatctaaaaaaataatacaataagcTAAGCATCTGTTATAATAAGAATTAGGCCAAAATATTATTACTAGCACTAAATCATTGATTCTA
It encodes the following:
- the LOC109715087 gene encoding DNA-directed primase/polymerase protein isoform X3, with translation MAYDPKDDVDRLFACFKCGISPPQSALKERRTRDENLKKPAQPSTSKSYAMDSPATEKLGASTSAAIKFRSGKQITPIVFYGSPQGAPVKRPSRLLRLLHEIRIDLREQNELIRERVWATFPRQEEAMRFSKAHAQSKVFSYQDYLTGQRRFLVSTYDEFWGRYKNMDCKFRHHYEVIQDGSPCHLYFDLEFDKKVNNDKNVNEMVDTLISITFNALSDKYSIQGSQEWIIELDSSTREKFSRHLIVRIPKTAFKDNSHVGAFVSENEKQVFMDSLICKVDDDCDKLLICKLDLDCKKTLCFDSEVKEERSYVSFDAHRSDLCSHTYFSGKSPFPALDAFVECIGSVGNVSGKIRCWYWFSEYGLMVYSMSSGRYCERIGREHKSNHIMYIVDFQRAGYYQKCYDPDCRGYRSPLRPLPYDVIPDSMAIFNSTQTENYSEVVDINFAVQLDGDHNQLVIESCTKDYSWWEEAVKFADCMEVEDTSRMCNLVENNDEEDCEWWADAEKFASQVEGQV
- the LOC109715087 gene encoding DNA-directed primase/polymerase protein isoform X1 — translated: MAYDPKDDVDRLFACFKCGISPPQSALKERRTRDENLKKPAQPSTSKSYAMDSPATEKLGASTSAAIKFRSGKQITPIVFYGSPQGAPVKRPSRLLRLLHEIRIDLREQNELIRERVWATFPRQEEAMRFSKAHAQSKVFSYQDYLTGQRRFLVSTYDEFWGRYKNMDCKFRHHYEVIQDGSPCHLYFDLEFDKKVNNDKNVNEMVDTLISITFNALSDKYSIQGSQEWIIELDSSTREKFSRHLIVRIPKTAFKDNSHVGAFVSEVCSQIACARGTAPKFDELYIRKDGSSADKADHLFLDNAVYSRNRCFRLVFSSKAGKSSFLLPTERFKCKNMNEKQVFMDSLICKVDDDCDKLLICKLDLDCKKTLCFDSEVKEERSYVSFDAHRSDLCSHTYFSGKSPFPALDAFVECIGSVGNVSGKIRCWYWFSEYGLMVYSMSSGRYCERIGREHKSNHIMYIVDFQRAGYYQKCYDPDCRGYRSPLRPLPYDVIPDSMAIFNSTQTENYSEVVDINFAVQLDGDHNQLVIESCTKDYSWWEEAVKFADCMEVEDTSRMCNLVENNDEEDCEWWADAEKFASQVEGQV
- the LOC109715087 gene encoding DNA-directed primase/polymerase protein isoform X2; amino-acid sequence: MAYDPKDDVDRLFACFKCGISPPQSALKERRTRDENLKKPAQPSTSKSYAMDSPATEKLGASTSAAIKFRSGKQITPIVFYGSPQGAPVKRPSRLLRLLHEIRIDLREQNELIRERVWATFPRQEEAMRFSKAHAQSKVFSYQDYLTGQRRFLVSTYDEFWGRYKNMDCKFRHHYEVIQDGSPCHLYFDLEFDKKVNNDKNVNEMVDTLISITFNALSDKYSIQGSQEWIIELDSSTREKFSRHLIVRIPKTAFKDNSHVGAFVSEVCSQIACARGTAPKFDELYIRKDGSSADKADHLFLDNAVYSRNRCFRLVFSSKAGKSSFLLPTERFKCKNMVKEERSYVSFDAHRSDLCSHTYFSGKSPFPALDAFVECIGSVGNVSGKIRCWYWFSEYGLMVYSMSSGRYCERIGREHKSNHIMYIVDFQRAGYYQKCYDPDCRGYRSPLRPLPYDVIPDSMAIFNSTQTENYSEVVDINFAVQLDGDHNQLVIESCTKDYSWWEEAVKFADCMEVEDTSRMCNLVENNDEEDCEWWADAEKFASQVEGQV